Proteins encoded within one genomic window of Polaribacter sp. NJDZ03:
- a CDS encoding ABC transporter permease produces MLRLLTIEFHKLKHNSASKVLSLIYFGLLTSIALIAAIKFDIGPIKFHLADMGIFNFPYIWHFNTYMASILKFFLLLVIVSMMANEYSYKTLKQNLIDGLSKKEFILSKFYTVVVFALISTIFVFVVSLILGLVYSDYNEFSIITTDLIYLLAFFIKLIGFFSMGLFFGILVKRSAFAVGAMVVWLIIESMFKGYLFWTFRGADKTTESVDAIMQFLPLESISNLIKEPFSRLGAVRSVASQIGENFTKSYDVHFSSILIVCFWSFIFIYLSYALLKKRDL; encoded by the coding sequence ATGTTAAGACTACTAACTATAGAATTTCATAAATTAAAACACAACAGTGCCAGTAAAGTATTATCCCTTATTTACTTTGGTTTACTTACCTCTATTGCATTAATTGCTGCCATAAAATTTGATATTGGACCAATTAAATTCCATTTAGCAGATATGGGTATTTTTAATTTTCCATACATCTGGCATTTTAACACCTATATGGCTTCTATTTTAAAGTTTTTCTTGCTCTTAGTTATTGTTTCTATGATGGCTAATGAATATAGTTATAAAACCTTAAAGCAAAATTTAATTGATGGTTTAAGTAAAAAAGAATTTATACTCTCTAAGTTTTATACTGTAGTTGTATTTGCTTTAATTTCAACTATTTTTGTATTTGTAGTTTCTTTAATTTTAGGATTGGTCTATTCAGACTACAATGAATTTTCAATAATTACAACAGATTTAATCTACTTATTAGCTTTCTTTATAAAATTAATTGGTTTCTTTTCTATGGGGTTATTTTTTGGAATTTTAGTAAAACGATCTGCCTTTGCTGTTGGGGCCATGGTAGTTTGGCTTATCATAGAAAGTATGTTTAAAGGCTATCTATTTTGGACTTTTAGAGGTGCAGATAAAACAACCGAATCTGTAGATGCTATTATGCAATTTTTACCTTTAGAGTCTATATCTAACTTAATAAAAGAGCCATTTTCTAGGTTAGGTGCTGTAAGGTCTGTAGCCAGCCAAATAGGAGAAAATTTCACAAAAAGCTACGATGTCCATTTTTCTTCAATATTAATTGTTTGTTTCTGGTCGTTCATATTTATTTATCTTTCTTATGCTTTGTTAAAAAAGAGAGACTTATAA
- a CDS encoding acyl-CoA carboxylase subunit beta, giving the protein MDLNFNKNEDYNKLLASDLKRRFAKVKLGGGQKRIDKLHEKGKMTARERVDYLLDSNSKSIEIGAFAGEDMYAEHGGCPSGGVVVKMGYVKGKQCIVVANDATVKAGAWFPITGKKNLRAQEISIENRLPIIYLVDSAGVYLPLQDEIFPDKEHFGRIFRNNAIMSSMGITQISAVMGSCVAGGAYLPIMSDEALIVDKTASIFLAGSYLVKAAIGESIDNETLGGATTHCEISGVTDYKAKDDKDALDKIKFIIDKIGDYDKAGFSKTEAFPPKENEDDIFGILPKERNAQYDMLEIIKRLVDNSEFEQYKEGYGKTILTGYARIDGWAVGIVANQRKLVKTQKGEMQFGGVIYNDSADKATRFIANCNQKKIPLVFLQDVTGFMVGSKSEHGGIIKDGAKMVNAVSNSVVPKFTIVIGNSYGAGNYAMCGKAYDPRLIVAWPSAELAVMSGNSAAKVLLQIETASLKKRGEEITPEKEAELFDKIKSRYDKQISPYYAAARIWTDAVINPLKTRDWISMGIEAANHAPITKQFNMGILQV; this is encoded by the coding sequence ATGGATTTAAACTTCAATAAAAACGAAGATTATAATAAATTGTTAGCATCAGATCTAAAAAGAAGATTTGCCAAAGTAAAATTAGGTGGTGGTCAAAAAAGAATTGACAAACTGCATGAAAAGGGCAAAATGACGGCAAGAGAAAGAGTTGATTATCTTTTAGATAGCAATTCTAAATCTATAGAAATTGGAGCTTTTGCTGGTGAAGATATGTATGCAGAACATGGAGGGTGCCCTTCTGGAGGTGTAGTTGTAAAAATGGGATACGTAAAAGGAAAACAATGTATTGTTGTTGCAAACGATGCTACTGTAAAAGCAGGTGCTTGGTTCCCTATTACAGGAAAAAAGAATTTACGTGCTCAAGAAATATCCATAGAAAATAGATTGCCAATTATTTACTTAGTAGATTCTGCGGGTGTTTATCTGCCTTTGCAGGATGAAATTTTTCCAGACAAAGAACATTTTGGTCGTATTTTTAGAAATAACGCCATTATGAGTAGTATGGGAATTACACAAATTTCTGCCGTTATGGGAAGCTGTGTTGCAGGTGGTGCGTACTTACCAATTATGAGTGATGAAGCTTTGATTGTAGATAAAACTGCCAGTATTTTTCTTGCCGGAAGTTATTTAGTAAAAGCCGCTATTGGCGAATCTATAGACAATGAAACTTTAGGTGGGGCAACTACACATTGCGAAATATCTGGAGTTACAGATTACAAAGCAAAAGACGATAAAGACGCGCTTGATAAAATAAAGTTCATTATTGATAAAATTGGTGATTATGACAAAGCAGGTTTTAGTAAAACTGAAGCTTTTCCGCCAAAAGAAAATGAAGATGATATTTTCGGAATCCTTCCGAAGGAAAGAAACGCGCAATATGATATGTTAGAAATCATAAAGCGTTTGGTAGATAATTCTGAATTTGAACAATACAAAGAAGGCTACGGAAAAACCATTTTAACCGGTTATGCACGTATTGATGGTTGGGCAGTAGGTATTGTTGCCAATCAACGAAAATTAGTAAAAACACAAAAGGGAGAAATGCAATTTGGAGGTGTTATTTATAACGATTCCGCAGATAAAGCTACCCGTTTTATTGCCAATTGTAATCAGAAAAAAATACCGTTGGTTTTCTTACAAGATGTTACCGGTTTTATGGTGGGCTCTAAATCTGAACATGGCGGAATTATAAAAGATGGTGCCAAAATGGTAAATGCAGTAAGTAATTCTGTAGTGCCAAAATTCACCATTGTTATTGGTAATTCTTACGGAGCAGGAAATTATGCCATGTGTGGTAAAGCATACGACCCAAGGTTAATTGTTGCGTGGCCAAGTGCAGAATTAGCTGTTATGAGTGGTAACTCTGCCGCTAAAGTATTATTACAAATAGAAACGGCATCACTTAAAAAACGTGGAGAAGAAATAACACCAGAAAAAGAAGCTGAGCTATTCGATAAAATAAAATCGCGTTATGACAAGCAAATTTCACCTTATTATGCCGCTGCCAGAATCTGGACAGACGCTGTAATTAACCCGTTAAAAACTAGAGATTGGATTTCTATGGGAATTGAAGCCGCAAACCACGCTCCTATTACAAAACAATTTAATATGGGAATTCTACAAGTGTAG
- a CDS encoding OmpA family protein has product MKKTTTLFLTLLMIFAFTENSEAQLWKRLKKKAEDALVKGAEDKIDKTINGETTADNESIENDDEDSELVSNDTPNLWRNFRFVPGEDVIFYDDLKTEEIGEFPARWDLIKGSAEVARLNGEKVIILMSKDGNTITPLMKSTDYLGDEFTIEYDLLIPNFRQEKIWWMSQNIHFTPKFQYEDVQVRFNVNSDKLLGWASNSEFKIENIAIGAQNEWHHISISYYKGKYKMYYDSKRISNLPNFDVKPTVFGLELICLTRSKKAHPYIALKNVRIAHGGGEMYKRIITEGKYVTNGIIFDSGKAKIKKPSLGIINKIVSILKDNSDWNFDIVGYTDNEGADAINLKLSEERANAVKQAIVEQGIKTERLTVIGKGKAEALNSNSTPEEKANNRRVAFVKK; this is encoded by the coding sequence ATGAAGAAAACTACAACCTTATTTTTAACATTACTAATGATTTTTGCTTTTACAGAAAATAGTGAAGCTCAATTATGGAAAAGACTTAAAAAGAAAGCTGAAGATGCACTTGTAAAAGGTGCAGAAGACAAAATTGATAAAACGATTAACGGAGAAACCACTGCAGATAATGAGAGCATAGAAAATGATGATGAAGATAGTGAATTAGTCAGTAATGATACACCTAACTTATGGAGAAACTTTCGTTTTGTACCTGGAGAAGATGTTATCTTTTATGATGATTTAAAAACAGAAGAAATTGGCGAATTCCCTGCTCGTTGGGACTTGATAAAAGGAAGCGCTGAAGTAGCTAGATTAAATGGAGAAAAAGTAATAATTTTAATGTCTAAAGACGGAAACACAATTACTCCGTTAATGAAAAGTACAGATTATCTAGGTGATGAATTTACCATAGAATATGATCTTTTAATACCTAATTTTAGACAAGAAAAAATTTGGTGGATGAGTCAAAACATACATTTTACACCTAAGTTTCAGTACGAAGACGTACAAGTTAGGTTTAATGTAAATTCAGATAAATTACTTGGTTGGGCATCTAATAGCGAATTTAAAATTGAAAACATTGCAATTGGCGCTCAAAATGAATGGCATCATATTTCAATATCTTATTATAAGGGAAAGTACAAAATGTATTACGACTCTAAAAGAATTTCTAACTTACCAAATTTTGATGTAAAACCAACCGTTTTTGGTTTAGAACTAATTTGCCTTACTAGAAGTAAGAAAGCGCATCCCTATATTGCTTTAAAAAATGTTAGAATTGCTCATGGAGGTGGAGAAATGTATAAGAGAATTATTACCGAAGGAAAATACGTAACTAACGGAATTATCTTCGACAGCGGAAAAGCTAAAATTAAGAAACCTTCTTTAGGAATTATTAACAAAATAGTATCAATTTTAAAAGATAATTCTGATTGGAATTTTGATATTGTTGGTTATACTGATAATGAAGGCGCAGATGCTATTAATTTAAAATTATCTGAAGAAAGAGCAAATGCAGTAAAACAAGCTATTGTAGAGCAAGGAATAAAGACAGAAAGATTAACCGTTATTGGTAAAGGAAAAGCAGAAGCTTTAAATAGTAATAGTACTCCTGAAGAGAAAGCAAACAACAGACGTGTTGCTTTTGTAAAGAAATAA
- the pta gene encoding phosphate acetyltransferase, with product MSKAIYIAAIESDSGKSLVSLGLLRMMLTKSSKVGYFRPIINEVKDSKFDDHTNTAINFFNLDIDYDDCYAYKHNEVVELLSEGKTDDVIHKVIKKYKKLEAKYDYVLVEGTDFSGEGGFTELDVNLMIAKNLGIPALIVGSGNGKKKKDFVNTMQLTYKSFIKKEVDVIGIIANKIEVDEVDYIQQELEKSFPENLQINVIPKVDFLAYPTVREVLQALEGKVLFGEQFLDNAIGSYSTGAMQLRNYLTRIRENALVVTPGDRADIILGALQANASTNYPKIAGIVLTGSLLPEESITKLIEGVQSTVPIISVEGGTFGISNKIGAVKSKIYASHNKKILLSLDTFDTYVNAEGLTNTLTSYHSVKLTPSMFQYNLLQKARAYKKHIVLPEGDDERIITAAARLQLLDIVDLTLLGDRNVIQYKCDQIGLQIDLDKINILNPEDSIHNNAFIKTLYEARKHKGMTETMAEDLVNDVSYYGTLMIMNGLADGMVSGAVHTTMHTIKPSLQLIKTKPGVSVVSSVFFMCLSDRVSVMGDCAVNPNPNAEQLAEIAISSAQSAEAFGIEAKIAMLSYSSGSSGKGEEVEKVRKATEIVRRLHPELKIEGPIQYDAAVDMSVAKTKMPESEVAGQASVLIFPDLNTGNNTYKAIQRETGALAIGPMLQGLNKPVNDLSRGCTVEDIFNTVLLTAIQAHQG from the coding sequence ATGAGTAAAGCTATATATATTGCCGCAATTGAATCTGACAGTGGTAAATCTTTGGTATCATTAGGTCTTTTAAGAATGATGTTAACCAAATCATCTAAAGTAGGATATTTTAGACCTATTATCAACGAAGTAAAAGACAGTAAATTTGATGATCACACCAATACTGCTATCAACTTTTTTAATTTAGATATCGATTATGATGACTGTTATGCTTATAAACACAATGAAGTTGTAGAACTATTAAGTGAAGGTAAAACAGATGATGTTATTCATAAAGTAATTAAAAAATATAAAAAGCTAGAAGCTAAATATGATTATGTGCTGGTAGAAGGTACAGACTTTTCTGGTGAAGGTGGTTTTACAGAATTAGATGTAAATTTAATGATTGCCAAAAATTTAGGTATTCCTGCATTAATAGTGGGTTCTGGTAATGGCAAGAAAAAGAAAGATTTTGTTAACACCATGCAACTTACCTATAAATCCTTTATCAAAAAAGAGGTAGATGTTATTGGTATTATTGCTAATAAAATAGAAGTTGATGAAGTAGATTATATTCAACAAGAATTAGAAAAAAGTTTTCCAGAAAATTTACAAATAAACGTAATACCTAAAGTAGATTTTTTAGCATACCCAACCGTTAGAGAAGTCTTACAAGCTTTAGAAGGTAAAGTGTTATTTGGAGAACAATTTCTAGACAATGCAATTGGTAGTTATAGTACTGGTGCTATGCAACTGCGTAACTATTTAACAAGAATTAGAGAAAATGCTTTAGTAGTTACTCCTGGTGACAGAGCAGATATTATATTGGGAGCTCTACAAGCAAATGCTTCTACTAATTATCCTAAAATTGCAGGTATTGTTTTAACAGGATCTTTATTACCAGAAGAATCAATTACCAAGCTAATTGAAGGTGTACAATCTACCGTGCCTATTATTTCTGTAGAAGGAGGTACTTTTGGTATTTCTAATAAAATTGGAGCTGTAAAATCTAAAATTTACGCAAGCCACAACAAAAAAATATTACTATCTCTAGACACTTTTGATACGTATGTAAACGCAGAAGGGTTAACAAATACACTTACCTCTTACCATTCCGTAAAATTAACACCTAGTATGTTTCAATACAATCTTCTGCAAAAAGCAAGAGCTTATAAAAAACATATTGTTTTACCAGAGGGTGATGATGAAAGAATTATTACTGCAGCTGCTCGTTTGCAATTATTAGACATTGTAGATTTAACATTACTAGGAGATAGAAATGTAATTCAGTATAAATGTGATCAAATAGGATTGCAAATAGATCTAGATAAAATAAACATTCTAAACCCAGAAGACTCAATTCATAATAATGCTTTTATAAAAACATTATATGAAGCTCGTAAACATAAAGGCATGACAGAAACCATGGCCGAAGATTTAGTAAACGATGTTTCTTATTACGGAACCTTAATGATTATGAATGGTTTGGCAGACGGAATGGTGTCTGGTGCTGTGCATACAACCATGCACACCATAAAACCATCTTTACAGTTAATTAAAACAAAACCAGGGGTATCTGTAGTTTCTTCTGTATTTTTTATGTGTTTATCAGACCGAGTTTCTGTAATGGGAGATTGTGCTGTAAACCCAAACCCTAATGCAGAACAATTAGCAGAAATTGCAATCTCTTCTGCTCAATCTGCAGAAGCTTTTGGTATAGAAGCAAAAATTGCCATGTTGTCTTATTCTTCTGGAAGTTCTGGAAAAGGAGAAGAAGTAGAAAAAGTAAGAAAAGCAACAGAAATAGTGAGACGCTTACATCCAGAATTAAAAATTGAAGGTCCAATACAATATGATGCAGCTGTAGATATGTCTGTGGCAAAAACAAAGATGCCTGAATCTGAAGTAGCAGGACAAGCATCTGTATTAATTTTCCCAGATTTAAATACAGGAAACAATACTTACAAAGCTATACAAAGAGAAACAGGAGCTTTGGCAATTGGACCAATGTTACAAGGCTTAAACAAACCCGTAAACGATTTAAGTAGAGGTTGTACTGTAGAAGATATTTTTAACACCGTTTTATTAACAGCAATACAAGCACACCAAGGATAA
- a CDS encoding acetate/propionate family kinase yields the protein MNILVINAGSSSLKYQLIEMPSQTVKCVGLVERIGMEDAIFTHKKEDKKHSEVAPILNHEIGLKKIAKALLDPDLGVITSVDEIKAIGHRVVHGGSRYNGTVLITEKVKFNIKDLFDLAPLHNPAHLMGIEVAETIFTSAKQTAVFDTAFHQTMPKEAYQYAIPTIYLKENKVRAYGFHGSSHKYVSEKTIEYLGKKSSKIITIHLGNGCSMAAIKDGKCIDTSMGFSPTNGLVMGTRAGDIDQSVIFFLMKKFNKSADEVNDLLQKESGMKGLTGYSDLREIEEKAGNGNEECKIALNLASYRIRKFIGAYTAALNGLDAIIFTAGIGENSILMRQMSCKDLEFFGIELDEQKNDIRSNEIREIQKETGKVKILVIPTNEELEIAKETYKLLK from the coding sequence ATGAATATTTTAGTTATAAATGCAGGTTCTTCATCTTTAAAATATCAATTAATAGAAATGCCTTCACAAACCGTAAAATGTGTTGGTTTAGTAGAGAGAATAGGTATGGAAGATGCTATTTTTACTCATAAAAAAGAAGATAAAAAACACTCTGAAGTTGCACCAATATTAAACCATGAAATTGGTTTAAAAAAGATAGCAAAAGCTTTATTAGATCCAGACTTAGGTGTTATAACTTCGGTTGATGAAATAAAAGCAATTGGTCATAGAGTTGTGCATGGAGGAAGCAGATATAACGGAACTGTTCTTATTACAGAAAAAGTAAAATTTAATATTAAAGATTTATTTGATTTAGCTCCATTACACAATCCTGCACATTTAATGGGCATAGAGGTTGCAGAAACTATTTTTACATCTGCAAAACAAACTGCCGTTTTTGATACTGCTTTTCATCAAACAATGCCTAAGGAAGCATACCAATATGCGATTCCTACTATTTATTTAAAAGAAAATAAAGTAAGAGCTTACGGTTTTCATGGCTCTAGTCATAAATATGTTTCAGAAAAAACGATAGAATATTTAGGTAAAAAATCATCAAAAATAATTACCATTCACTTAGGTAATGGTTGCAGTATGGCTGCAATTAAAGACGGTAAATGTATAGATACTTCTATGGGATTTTCGCCAACAAACGGTTTAGTTATGGGAACTCGTGCTGGTGATATCGATCAATCTGTTATTTTCTTTTTAATGAAGAAATTTAATAAATCTGCAGATGAAGTGAATGATCTTTTACAAAAAGAATCTGGAATGAAAGGTTTAACAGGTTATTCTGATTTAAGAGAAATTGAAGAAAAAGCAGGTAATGGAAATGAAGAATGCAAAATTGCTTTAAATCTAGCTAGTTACAGAATTAGAAAATTTATAGGTGCTTATACTGCTGCTTTAAATGGATTAGATGCTATTATCTTTACAGCCGGTATTGGAGAAAACTCAATTTTAATGAGACAAATGTCTTGCAAAGATTTAGAGTTTTTTGGTATTGAATTAGATGAACAAAAAAATGACATTCGCTCTAACGAAATTAGAGAAATTCAGAAAGAAACAGGCAAAGTAAAAATTTTAGTAATTCCTACTAATGAAGAACTAGAAATTGCAAAAGAGACTTACAAACTTTTAAAATAA
- a CDS encoding YebC/PmpR family DNA-binding transcriptional regulator: MGRAFELRKGRKMKRWSAMAKTFTRIGKDIVMAIKEGGPNPDSNSRLRAVMQNAKAANMPKDNVERAIKKATDKDTADYKEVLFEGYAPHGIALVLETATDNNNRTVANVRSAFTKCDGHLGTSGSVIFMFDHVCTFTIKKEDITIDLEELELELIDFEVEEVFDDEEGVIIYAPFEQFGAIQSYFEENNTEILSSGFERIPTTTTKLNEEQQADVEKLLEKLEEDDDVQNVFHSMEM, translated from the coding sequence ATGGGTAGAGCATTCGAGCTTAGAAAAGGAAGAAAAATGAAACGTTGGTCTGCAATGGCAAAAACCTTTACTAGAATTGGTAAAGATATTGTTATGGCTATTAAAGAAGGTGGTCCAAACCCAGATTCAAATTCTAGATTAAGAGCAGTTATGCAGAATGCAAAAGCTGCAAACATGCCTAAAGACAATGTAGAACGTGCCATAAAAAAAGCAACCGATAAAGATACTGCAGACTATAAAGAAGTTTTATTTGAAGGTTATGCACCGCATGGAATAGCACTTGTTTTAGAAACTGCTACAGACAACAACAACAGAACAGTAGCCAATGTTAGATCTGCTTTTACTAAATGCGATGGACATTTAGGAACTTCTGGTTCTGTTATTTTTATGTTTGATCACGTATGTACTTTTACTATTAAAAAAGAAGATATTACAATCGACTTAGAAGAATTAGAGTTAGAATTAATCGATTTTGAAGTTGAAGAAGTATTTGATGACGAAGAAGGAGTTATCATTTACGCACCTTTTGAGCAATTTGGAGCTATCCAAAGCTACTTTGAAGAAAATAATACAGAAATTTTATCGTCTGGGTTTGAAAGAATTCCAACTACAACCACAAAATTAAACGAAGAGCAACAAGCCGATGTTGAAAAATTGTTGGAGAAATTAGAAGAAGATGATGATGTACAAAATGTATTTCACTCAATGGAAATGTAA
- the lpxK gene encoding tetraacyldisaccharide 4'-kinase produces the protein MKLLRFLLFPFAIIYDVVTSIRNFFFEVGFFKQTSFKVPVIVVGNLSVGGTGKTPQIEYLIRLLKDHFKTSVLSRGYKRKTTGFVLLNNTHSAEDVGDEPLQYFKKFKNINVAVDANRVAGISKLITDNAPEVILLDDAYQHRKVKGSFYILLTKYDDLFTDDFLLPTGNLRESRRGAKRSDVILVTKCPVNLTESSKNKIEEKLKKFHEKVFFTTISYDNKTAGSESILIDDLKNYEVLLITGIANPTPLLSFLKEKNVNFKHLKFADHHHFTENEIDTIKKEYNDLKTSKKLILTTEKDYVRLENSLEKLSFLGIQTSFLESGEEFNRMIKNHIQ, from the coding sequence ATGAAACTTCTAAGATTTTTACTATTTCCATTTGCCATTATTTATGATGTGGTCACTAGCATTCGTAACTTTTTTTTTGAAGTAGGTTTTTTTAAACAGACTTCTTTTAAGGTTCCGGTAATTGTTGTTGGTAACTTAAGTGTTGGCGGAACTGGGAAAACGCCACAAATAGAGTATTTAATTCGCTTATTAAAAGACCATTTTAAGACCTCGGTTTTAAGTAGAGGATACAAGCGCAAGACTACGGGTTTTGTATTGTTAAATAATACGCATTCTGCGGAAGATGTTGGAGACGAACCTTTGCAGTATTTTAAGAAGTTTAAAAATATTAATGTTGCTGTTGATGCAAATAGAGTAGCAGGAATTTCTAAGTTGATTACAGACAATGCACCTGAAGTTATTTTATTAGATGATGCTTATCAACATAGAAAAGTAAAAGGTAGTTTTTACATTTTATTGACAAAGTATGATGATTTATTTACGGATGATTTTTTATTGCCGACAGGAAATTTAAGAGAAAGTAGGAGAGGAGCAAAGCGATCAGATGTTATTTTGGTAACCAAATGCCCTGTAAATTTAACGGAGTCTTCAAAAAATAAGATTGAAGAGAAGTTAAAGAAGTTTCATGAAAAGGTCTTTTTTACAACGATTTCTTATGATAATAAAACAGCTGGATCTGAGTCTATTTTGATTGATGATTTAAAAAATTACGAAGTTTTATTAATTACTGGAATTGCAAATCCAACGCCGCTTTTATCTTTTTTAAAGGAGAAGAATGTAAATTTTAAACATTTAAAATTCGCAGATCATCATCATTTTACAGAGAATGAAATAGATACAATTAAGAAGGAATACAACGATTTAAAGACTTCTAAAAAGCTTATTTTAACTACAGAAAAAGATTATGTGCGTTTAGAAAACAGCCTAGAAAAGCTTTCTTTTCTCGGAATACAAACTTCTTTTTTAGAGAGTGGCGAAGAATTTAATAGAATGATTAAAAATCATATACAATAA
- a CDS encoding Nif3-like dinuclear metal center hexameric protein yields MIIKDITNYLEELAPLNYAEDFDNVGLLVGNYSTTVSGVLVTLDTLEKTVDEAIAKNCNLIVSFHPIIFGGLKRLNGNSYVERVVLKAIKNDIAIYATHTALDNSNNGVSAKMCEVLGLENPKILIPKKGIIKKLTTYIPTEYAETLRNNLFAAGAGNIGNYDNCSFNSLGKSTFRGNEKSNPVVGKKGENTTKEETFISIIYESKNETAILKALKANHHYEEVAYEITTTENIHQNIGMGMIGELPSEMDETDFLLYLKATMKTDCVRHSNLINKKIKKVAVLGGSGSFAISNAIKAGADAYVSADFKYHEFFTAENSILLADIGHYESEQFTKNLLVDYLTKKFSNFAVILSEESTNPIYYI; encoded by the coding sequence ATGATTATAAAAGACATCACTAATTATTTAGAAGAATTAGCACCTTTAAATTATGCTGAAGATTTTGATAATGTTGGGTTATTGGTTGGTAATTACAGTACAACTGTTTCTGGAGTTTTAGTTACACTAGACACTTTAGAAAAAACCGTAGATGAAGCAATTGCTAAAAACTGTAATTTAATTGTAAGTTTTCATCCTATAATTTTTGGAGGTTTAAAAAGACTAAACGGAAATTCTTATGTAGAACGTGTGGTTTTAAAGGCGATAAAAAATGATATTGCTATTTATGCTACTCATACGGCTTTAGACAATTCTAATAATGGGGTTTCAGCTAAAATGTGTGAAGTTTTAGGTTTAGAAAACCCTAAGATTTTAATTCCGAAGAAAGGAATTATCAAAAAACTAACTACCTACATACCTACCGAATATGCAGAAACATTGCGAAATAATCTTTTTGCAGCAGGTGCAGGAAATATTGGTAATTATGACAATTGTTCTTTTAATAGTTTAGGAAAAAGTACTTTTAGAGGTAACGAAAAATCGAATCCGGTTGTAGGTAAAAAAGGAGAAAACACAACAAAAGAAGAAACCTTTATTTCTATCATTTATGAAAGTAAAAATGAAACAGCAATTTTAAAAGCTTTAAAAGCAAATCATCATTACGAAGAAGTTGCTTACGAAATTACAACCACCGAAAATATACATCAAAATATTGGAATGGGAATGATTGGCGAACTTCCATCGGAGATGGATGAAACCGACTTTCTTTTATATTTAAAAGCCACAATGAAAACCGATTGTGTGCGCCATTCTAATTTAATCAATAAAAAAATAAAAAAAGTAGCTGTTTTAGGCGGATCTGGTAGTTTTGCCATTTCTAACGCAATAAAAGCAGGTGCAGATGCGTATGTAAGCGCAGATTTTAAATATCATGAGTTTTTTACAGCCGAAAATAGTATCCTTTTGGCAGATATTGGACATTATGAGAGTGAACAGTTTACAAAAAACCTTTTGGTAGACTATCTTACGAAAAAATTTAGTAATTTTGCAGTCATTTTATCAGAAGAAAGTACAAATCCTATATATTATATATAA
- a CDS encoding zinc ribbon domain-containing protein, with translation MAKKKEISVEEKLRALYDLQLIDSRIDEIRNVRGELPLEVEDLEDEVAGLNTRIANLNQDAANLETDINNKKLAIEESNGLMKKYDEQQKKVRNNREFDSLSKEIEYQDLEIQLAEKRIIEYKAKIAQKNEVIAATNEKLAKQEKHLGHKKAELDAILKETEKEEELLAQKSEEFSQTLDAHLFAAYTRIRTKVKNGLAVVAIERGASGGSYFTIPPQVQLEIANRKKITIDEHSGRILVDAALAEEEKLKMEKFFS, from the coding sequence ATGGCAAAGAAGAAAGAAATTTCGGTTGAAGAAAAGTTAAGAGCTTTATACGATTTACAATTAATCGACTCTAGAATTGACGAAATTAGAAACGTTAGAGGTGAACTACCTTTAGAAGTTGAAGATTTAGAAGATGAAGTTGCCGGATTAAACACGCGAATTGCGAACTTAAACCAAGACGCAGCAAACTTAGAAACTGACATTAACAACAAAAAATTAGCGATAGAAGAGTCTAATGGGTTAATGAAAAAGTATGATGAGCAGCAAAAGAAAGTTAGAAATAACAGAGAATTCGATTCTTTATCTAAAGAAATTGAATATCAAGATTTAGAAATTCAATTAGCTGAAAAAAGAATTATTGAATACAAAGCAAAAATAGCTCAGAAAAACGAAGTTATTGCTGCTACTAACGAAAAGTTAGCAAAACAAGAAAAACATTTAGGTCATAAAAAAGCTGAATTAGATGCAATCTTAAAAGAAACTGAAAAAGAAGAAGAGTTATTAGCTCAAAAATCTGAAGAGTTTTCTCAAACTTTAGATGCTCATTTATTTGCAGCTTATACAAGAATTAGAACTAAAGTAAAAAATGGTTTAGCAGTTGTTGCAATAGAACGTGGTGCTTCTGGAGGTTCTTACTTTACAATTCCACCTCAGGTTCAATTAGAAATAGCAAATAGAAAGAAAATTACTATCGATGAGCATAGTGGTCGTATTTTAGTAGATGCTGCTTTGGCTGAAGAAGAAAAATTAAAAATGGAGAAATTCTTTTCTTAA